The Paralichthys olivaceus isolate ysfri-2021 chromosome 9, ASM2471397v2, whole genome shotgun sequence genome contains a region encoding:
- the LOC138411523 gene encoding uncharacterized protein isoform X1: protein MEQYLRLALWMFLFIGHLQAKPIITTTSKPQGTGFNMGDLGFNFLRNNVTCDPRLNFTSPKNVQEHCYYGALKCFKDELMRTANNFTDGKNYISQTWEALDQNTDIKQCDNTSECQWENSKKPFAGFVNDMETFVQQVNSNKMVKC, encoded by the exons ATGGAGCAGTACCTCAGACTTGCCCTCTGGATGTTTCTTTTCATCGGGCACCTTCAAGCTAAACCTATCATCACTACCACTAGCAAACCTCAAGGAACTGGTTTCAACATGGGAGACCTGGGCTTCAACTTTCTTCGTAACAACGTCACATGT GATCCAAGACTGAATTTCACTTCTCCGAAAAACGTGCAG GAACACTGCTACTATGGAGCCCTGAAGTGCTTCAAGGATGAGCTGATGCGAACCGCAAATAATTTCACGGATGGAAAAAACTATATTTCCCAAACTTGGGAAGCTCTGGACCAGAACACTGACATAAAGCAATGT GACAACACCTCAGAGTGCCAGTGGGAAAACAGCAAGAAGCCGTTTGCAGGCTTTGTGAATGACATGGAAACGTTTGTTCAACAAgtcaacagcaacaaaatgGTGAAATGTTAA
- the il2 gene encoding uncharacterized protein il2: protein MEHFIGILFQIAAFFLCLQARCLPIEDASIGFIRTNVTCLKDSKFYAPTNVKVECIPAAMDCVMRELKGTVRPECDGLMTYVLQAIEFFELKTEEKDPAPTTSAECTCEKWPQTGFSDFLDQVESLLQLEKSAQPCKASP, encoded by the exons ATGGAGCACTTTATTGGGATTCTCTTTCAGAttgctgctttttttctttgtctccaaGCCAGATGTTTACCCATAGAGGATGCCAGTATCGGTTTCATACGGACAAATGTCACATGT CTAAAAGATTCTAAATTCTACGCTCCAACAAATGTGAAG GTAGAATGCATTCCCGCAGCAATGGACTGTGTCATGAGAGAACTGAAAGGAACAGTCAGGCCGGAATGCGATGGCCTTATGACATACGTACTTCAAGCTATCGAATTCTTCGAACtcaagacagaagaaaaagaccCT GCACCAACGACCTCCGCAGAATGTACATGTGAGAAATGGCCTCAAACTGGTTTCAGTGATTTTCTGGACCAAGTGGAATCTTTACTTCAGCTCGAGAAATCAGCCCAACCATGCAAAGCTTCTCCATAA
- the LOC138411523 gene encoding interleukin-21-like isoform X2 yields the protein MKLVVLFLVAVCCCALGIGANIEQNQLDEVLKILDAVKREQLNNTKKLSSPPNDIEEHCCPSALKCFQVNLKGHFNATNKNIFRLEKSLRKIDTIFSRNFSNSGNNTTTCHACNSHPEVSVQEFLNRLRSLIERARSKLTMK from the exons ATGAAGCTGGTTGTTCTGTTCCTTGTTGCAGTGTGCTGCTGTGCTTTGGGCATCGGAGCGAACATAGAGCAGAACCAATTAGACGAGGTGCTGAAGATCCTGGACGCTGTGAAAAGGGAACAGCTG AACAATACGAAGAAGCTGAGTTCCCCACCAAATGATATCGAG GAACACTGCTGCCCGTCGGCCTTGAAGTGCTTCCAGGTAAACCTGAAGGGACATTTCAACGCCACCAACAAAAACATATTCAGACTTGAAAAGAGCCTGAGAAAGATCGACACT aTATTTAGTCGGAACTTCAGTAATTCAGGAAACAATACG ACAACGTGCCATGCCTGCAACTCACATCCTGAAGTGAGCGTCCAGGAGTTCCTCAACAGACTGAGATCTCTAATCGAAAGG GCCAGGTCCAAACTGACGATGAAGTGA